TCACCGGTTCGCGGTGCTCGCTGTGGACCGACCGCCAGCCGATAAAGCTGTACATGCGGCCACGCAGTCGTACACCGAATCGAACCGTATAGGTCGAATTGCACTGGATGTTTGTCTCTGCCAATCCCCCTGGCAGATCAAGAAACGCCATGGCATAACAGAAATTCTGCTCGACATTTTCCGGAAGGCCAGCTGAGTTGGGCTGCATCATTGATCTCATGTCGCTCTCGCTGAACCGCGTAAATTGTCCGCAAGACGAACGCTGCGTATTAGAGGCATTCCGTCAGGCAATTCAGACTCTCCTTTACCGAAGGGGCAGTAATTGAACCATGCCAAGCGCTCATTTGAGGTGCGTCAAGGACCGCGTGCGCTCGAATTCTCGTCCAGCCGCTTCGGTCATAGGGACCCACACCCTCATGACACCGATAAGGAGCAGAAGATGGCGGCAATCGTGAACTCCGCTGGTCCACCGTGGGCACGACAATCGCCGACTCATGAGAGATCGCCAGTTTCTCCGACGCGGCGGCTGCCGATCGCTAGGACGGAAGATACTCTCCACCGTTGACGTCAATGATTGCGCCATTGATGAATTCTGCCTGGTCGGAGGCGAGGAACGCGACCAAAGCGGCGATATCCTCGGGCCGCCCCATTCGCCCTGAGGGAATCCTGGCAAGTGCGGCTTGTCCAGCTGAACTGTCCGGCGGGGCCATCATCTCCGTCAGTACATTCCCCGGCGCCACCGTATTGGTCGTGACGCCGTGAGAGGAATATTCGCTCACCAAGGACTTCGCCATTCCTGCCAAGGCTGCCTTGGAGGCCACATAACTTGCCCCCGCAATCCGCGGTATTGCCCGGCCAGCGATCGACCCGATGAAGATTATGCGCCCGAACCCTTTGGCGGCCATACCGGGTGCCACCAACTGGCAGCACAGCATGGCGCCGGTCAGGTTAATGGCGAGGACGTTATTCCACTCACTGAGTGGAATGGCATCAAATGCCAAGCGGTGATGGTTATGTTTTGGAGAGAACCCCGCGTTACACACCAGCACTCCAGGAGAGCTCCATGTCTTTTCGACTTGCTCGAAGAACGCCTTCAGCGCGTCGGGTTCTCGTAAATCTACCACTTCGGCGATGACCTTTTCCGCGCCAAATCTGCGTGAGAGGTCCTCGCGCGCTTTTTCGACACGGGCAGGCTGTGTGCTGAAGATCGCGACGCGGTGACCGATGGCAAGAAGATGTTCGGCACAAGCGAGGCCAATGCCAGCCGTGCCACCGGTGACGACCGCGACGCGGGCAGGTGATGCCGTATTCACGCTTCCTCCCCCAGCTTCTCAAACAACGAGATCGGCGGAAACGCGCCAGGATCCGTGATCATGTCGATCAAAAGCGGGCCCTGTCCGGAAAGTCCGCGGTCAAGTGCTGCCCCAAGCTCGTCTGCCCGAGCGATGCGTAGTGCCGGGCACCCGCAAGCTTCTGCAACTTTCGTGTGGTCGACTGCTCTGAAGTGGCAGGCGCTCGTGTAACCCTTAAACTTCACCGTCTCGGCGTGCTTCTGAAATCCGAGGATGCCATTGTTGAGGACAACCACGGTCAGCGCGATGTCCAACCGCACTAGTGTCTCCAGTTCGGCCCAGCTATGAGCGAATCCGCCGTCCCCCACAATGGCGACGACGGGATGATCCGGACGGGCAATTTTCGCCCCTATCGCAAGAGGAAGTCCCCATCCAAGTCCAGCAAGGCCGCGCGGCGTGATGAAGCGCATGCCCGCTTGAAGGCTGCGGAGCTGTCCGGTTACCCAGAATGACGAGTAACTGGCGTCGGTGACCATGGTCGTTTCGGGGGTTAGACGCGCCTGGAGTTCGCGCATGAGAAACTCAGGCCGGATTGGGCCTTCGTTACGATGCGCCACGGCGTGGCGGTCTTCTTCGAACGCCCGCCAAGCCGCTGCGATTCTCGCCTCGACGCTTGCTCTCGCTCGCTGGCGAACAGCCAAAGACTGCGACGCGATCGCTTCACGGAGCGCACGCAGTGTTTCAGCGGCCGTACCCACGAGCCGCAGAGCTTCATAGGTGCGCCCGATCTCACCTGGATCGATGTCGATATGCACGATCTTGGCTCCCTGTGGAACCAAGCGCCAGTTATCCGTTCCGTTCTGGTTGGTACGCGTTCCGACGAGCAAAACGAGGTCGGCCTCGTCGAGAAGGAGCCGACTGTGGCGACCAAGGGATCGGGGACCAACAAGAGATCCCAAGACACCCGCGGACAAAGGATGATGTTCGTCCACTGCGCCCTTGCCCATATTCGTCGTGAACACCGGTAGCGACGCCATTTCCTGCAACTGGGCGAGCTCCGCCGCGCCGCCGCCGGCGTGAACGCCGCCGCCTGCCAGAACCACGGGTGCGCGGGCCTCAGCTATGGCGCGCGCCGCTTCCGCGATCGTCGCGGCGTCCGGCTGCGAGCAATCTAGCGGCCAATGACCGAGGCTAGCGCGACGTTCGAATGTTGGAACGGATGCCTTTTCGCGCAAGAGGTCAGCGGGAAGCAGCAGCACCGCCGGCCCGGGCCGGCCGGAAGCGGCGGCTGTGAAGGCCGCGTCAATGTAATCATCAATGCGCTCAGCAACCACCACTCGACGGATCCATTTGGCGCAGGCCTGGAACAACGCAATGTGATCGAGTTCCTGAAACGCATTGCGGTCGGCCTGATCGCGTTCAACCTCCTGCACCAGAGCCACGACCGGCACACTGGCCTTGAACGCTTCAGCCAATGGCGGGACGAGCAAAGTTGCTGCCGGACCATTTTGAGCCGCGGCCACGGCAACTTTGCCAGAGCGACGCGCATAGCCGTCAGCCATAGCCCCGCCCATGTTTTCCTGCCGATAGGAGACTTGCCGAATACCGATCTTCTCGGCGGCCAGAATCACGGCCGACGGAAGGCTCTGGGCAAAGATGGCCTCCACGCCATGACGTTGAAGGGCATGAGCAACGCGCTCCGCCACGGTTACCTCAGCAGTGGCGATCATTTCTTTCAATTGGTCCGAAATGTTCATTTGCGTGCCTCCCCATTCGAAGACGGCGTGGTCGCTAGAAACCGCTCAAAAACATCGGCAATCTTGTCAATGTCGGCGTCGGTCATGGCCGTCGACAAGCAGGCCGCGGCGCCGGCGGGCAGAATAATACCTTCGTTGATAAAGAACCGGCTCATCGCTTTCACTGCGGCGGCTTCCTGCGGAGAAGGGTAGGATGCGCGGTAGTCGCGCGGCAGTGTCTGTTTTGGATGAATGCGAAAGAGCGAAGCCGCGCCGCTGATGACAAAATGCGCCTGGTGCCGGGCGATCGCAGCAGTAAGGGCGGCGCGCAACCGGTCCCCCATTGCCTCTAGGCGATCAAATGCCGCCTCAGTCATGGCCTCCATGCTGACCCGACCGGCCACCATGGACACCGGATTTGCGGAGAAGGTGCCGCCCTGGGCCACCTTGGCTCGGTCAGTGGATCCATCGAACACACTCATCACCCGGCGCGATCCGCCGATGGCGCCGACGGGGAATCCACCACCGATGATTTTCCCAGCGGCAATCAGATCCGGTTCAATGCCATAGCGTGCGGAAGATCCCCGATAGCTTTGGCGGAGATTAAGGACTTCATCGCACACGACAAGAATGCCATGCTGACGCGCCGTTTCTATAACAGCCGTGATAAACTCCGGATCCGGCGGAATAAGGCCACCGCGGCTTGGCATCGGGTCAAGCAAGATGCAGGCTAACCGATCAGCAGCAGCGGCAATCCGGCGGCGGGCGCCCTCAGCATCGTTGAAACGGAGAATGACGACCTCGTCAGCAACAGTTGGCGGTGTACCTACGTAGGACGGAACCGCGATGGGAGCTTCGGGCGAGCCCCAAGTGAATGGCGTACTTCCCTGCCCTGCTTCCGCCCAATCATACGAACCGTGATAAGCCCCTTCAATTTTGGCGATGCAAGAACGCCCGGTGAAGGCACGTGCCGCCTTCATGGCGAACATTACGGCTTCGGTACCGGTGTTGACGAAGCGGATCTGGTCGATCGCGGGAATGCGATCGATCAGGAGCTCCGCAAGATCGATCTCGTGAGCGGTCGGGTTGGAAAAGCAGGTGCCATCACGAAGGAGACGAGACACCGCATCCATCGCCGGCGCAAACCCGTGCCCGTGGATCAGGGTGGTGAAGTTGTTGTTGAGATCGAGAAAGCGCTGCCCGTCCACGTCAATCAAATACGCCCCCTCGCCTTTCATCACGTATCGCGGCGTCGGGTCACGCTCAACCGTGGCACGGGTCGTGCCGTCTGGGAAAACGCTCCGGC
This genomic stretch from Sinorhizobium arboris LMG 14919 harbors:
- a CDS encoding SDR family oxidoreductase, whose product is MNTASPARVAVVTGGTAGIGLACAEHLLAIGHRVAIFSTQPARVEKAREDLSRRFGAEKVIAEVVDLREPDALKAFFEQVEKTWSSPGVLVCNAGFSPKHNHHRLAFDAIPLSEWNNVLAINLTGAMLCCQLVAPGMAAKGFGRIIFIGSIAGRAIPRIAGASYVASKAALAGMAKSLVSEYSSHGVTTNTVAPGNVLTEMMAPPDSSAGQAALARIPSGRMGRPEDIAALVAFLASDQAEFINGAIIDVNGGEYLPS
- a CDS encoding acetolactate synthase catalytic subunit, whose amino-acid sequence is MNISDQLKEMIATAEVTVAERVAHALQRHGVEAIFAQSLPSAVILAAEKIGIRQVSYRQENMGGAMADGYARRSGKVAVAAAQNGPAATLLVPPLAEAFKASVPVVALVQEVERDQADRNAFQELDHIALFQACAKWIRRVVVAERIDDYIDAAFTAAASGRPGPAVLLLPADLLREKASVPTFERRASLGHWPLDCSQPDAATIAEAARAIAEARAPVVLAGGGVHAGGGAAELAQLQEMASLPVFTTNMGKGAVDEHHPLSAGVLGSLVGPRSLGRHSRLLLDEADLVLLVGTRTNQNGTDNWRLVPQGAKIVHIDIDPGEIGRTYEALRLVGTAAETLRALREAIASQSLAVRQRARASVEARIAAAWRAFEEDRHAVAHRNEGPIRPEFLMRELQARLTPETTMVTDASYSSFWVTGQLRSLQAGMRFITPRGLAGLGWGLPLAIGAKIARPDHPVVAIVGDGGFAHSWAELETLVRLDIALTVVVLNNGILGFQKHAETVKFKGYTSACHFRAVDHTKVAEACGCPALRIARADELGAALDRGLSGQGPLLIDMITDPGAFPPISLFEKLGEEA
- a CDS encoding aspartate aminotransferase family protein, which gives rise to MLHEIKASRSNALPNAQSELLFARGRSVFPDGTTRATVERDPTPRYVMKGEGAYLIDVDGQRFLDLNNNFTTLIHGHGFAPAMDAVSRLLRDGTCFSNPTAHEIDLAELLIDRIPAIDQIRFVNTGTEAVMFAMKAARAFTGRSCIAKIEGAYHGSYDWAEAGQGSTPFTWGSPEAPIAVPSYVGTPPTVADEVVILRFNDAEGARRRIAAAADRLACILLDPMPSRGGLIPPDPEFITAVIETARQHGILVVCDEVLNLRQSYRGSSARYGIEPDLIAAGKIIGGGFPVGAIGGSRRVMSVFDGSTDRAKVAQGGTFSANPVSMVAGRVSMEAMTEAAFDRLEAMGDRLRAALTAAIARHQAHFVISGAASLFRIHPKQTLPRDYRASYPSPQEAAAVKAMSRFFINEGIILPAGAAACLSTAMTDADIDKIADVFERFLATTPSSNGEARK